A window of the Hypomesus transpacificus isolate Combined female chromosome 22, fHypTra1, whole genome shotgun sequence genome harbors these coding sequences:
- the LOC124484582 gene encoding C-type lectin domain family 4 member M-like, which produces MEMSADVFYDNVNFTSDSGKDTGLKKEKDTDLDKEETCLYSYVDRKPKELQQQNAKPSKVTEPTAPDQGPELGPGPGPGPGPEPEPEPEPEPGPGSGPAASCGGPKRDISRAVAVCLALLCVLLLAALIALGILYNQFKENERDQLQSKYNNVTQERDRLQISYTNVTRQRDQLQTSYTNVTRQRDQLQTSYTNVTSERDQLQTSYTNVTRQRDQLQTSYTNVTRERDQLQTSYSNVTRERELLQTINTNLTRERDQLNTSNTILTRERDQLNTSYTILTRERDDLKNKLCNVTSCSASWEKFGCSCYYVSTVQKNWADSRQDCKDKGADLVIINNRKEQDFLNNLKKKMWIGLSDTVTEGNFTWVDGTPLTTPTYWFSPPAQPDNNLYNADMVDEDCAEIYYTSPRLSNVLPPNTWNDNRCDLTSNFWVCERGI; this is translated from the exons ATGGAGATGAGCGCAGACGTTTTTTATGACAATGTGAACTTCACGTCAGACAGCGGCAAAGACACAGGACTGAAGAAGGAGAAAGATACGGATCTCGACAAGGAAGAGACATGTCTTTATTCTTATGTTGACAGGAAGCCAAAAGAACTTCAACAACAAAATGCCAAACCCAGCAAAGTCACAGAACCCACAGCCCCTGACCAAGGACCAGAactaggaccaggaccaggaccaggaccaggaccagaaccagaaccagaaccagaaccagaaccaggaccaggatcaggaccag ccGCAAGTTGTGGGGGTCCGAAGAGGGACATCTCCAGAGCTGTAGCTGTGTGTCTGGCACTGCTGTGTGTTCTTCTGCTGGCTGCGCTCATAGCTCTGGGAATATTATACA ATCAAttcaaagagaatgagagagaccaACTACAATCCAAATACAACAATGTGACTCAAGAGAGAGACCGCTTACAGATCAGTTACACCAACGtgaccagacagagagaccagttaCAGACCAGTTACACCAACGtgaccagacagagagaccagttaCAGACCAGTTACACCAACGTGACCAGTGAGAGAGACCAGTTACAGACCAGTTACACCAACGtgaccagacagagagaccagttaCAGACCAGTTACACCAAcgtgaccagagagagagaccagttacaGACGAGTTACAGCAACGTGACCAGAGAGCGAGAACTGTTACAGACCATTAACACTAatctgaccagagagagagaccagctgaacACCAGCAACACCatcctgaccagagagagagaccagctgaacaccagttacaccatcctgaccagagagagagatgaccttAAGAATAAGCTATGCA atgtcacttcctgttctgctaGCTGGGAGAAGTTTGGCTGCAGCTGTTACTACGTCTCCACTGTGCAGAAAAACTGGGCTGACAGCAGACAGGACTGTAAAGACAAAGGAGCAGACCTGGTGATCATAAATAACCGAAaggaacag GATTTCCTCAATAACCTcaaaaagaaaatgtggatCGGTCTGTCTGACACAGTAACAGAAGGGAACTTTACCTGGGTGGACGGAACTCCACTGACCACACCCAC GTACTGGTtcagccctccagcccagcctgaTAATAACCTTTATAACGCAGACATGGTTGATGAGGACTGTGCTGAGATATACTACACATCTCCTCGACTTTCAAATGTTCTCCCTCCCAATACATGGAATGATAACAGATGTGATTTGACTTCGAATTTCTGGGTCTGTGAAAGAGGGATCTAA